A DNA window from Amycolatopsis sp. DSM 110486 contains the following coding sequences:
- a CDS encoding Hsp70 family protein gives MRDTRDTIDFGIDLGTTNSALAVLDGGQVSVVKNNVQGDYTPSAVWMPKPGLIQVGAAAKSRRERDADNVQIEFKQAMGFADARRTFARAGVSMTPVELSAEVLKSLRGDAARRFGEPPAAAVITVPAAFALNQTEATSEAAKLAGFTAPCPLVQEPTAAAFAYGFQNESRGSYWMVFDFGGGTFDSAVVSTVDGELSVLHHAGDLGLGGKNIDAAIVSSLLAPAAATAFGLKEFTVENPRWIRNFAFLRAAAESAKIALSSTDQAQIMAELDLGDGVLELFEYTLRREDVDRLASPFYLRAVHLCREALAKANLRPSDIDRLLLVGGPTLAPGLRELLADPTDGLGIELDHSQDPSTVVARGAAIYAGTVALPRAKVVPKRGEFSATLSYPKTTSLLSVPVSGRFETPGGADWSRFRVVLSDSRRQPQYRSAEITLSPEGTFTLDVLLKDLVSNRFEVELIDPVGARVPVNPPGFTITHWANEMQGQTVVNSVGLTEADGTFTPMLMKNRPLPAETTQVFFSTASVHRAEAGSVIRIPIAEGEFRRGERNKQVGLIEIKAQDVRRDLPRGSEIQVTFAMDESRLVSVTAFVPLLDAEFEAAVELNKTAVPEAPALRRQLNELEARHEQLRSEAETARSDRARGLLMRLDERGTVAAVREEVTSSATDEGAAVAAEQRMREVQAELDDIEEELRIPDVMARLRDQIAHCRELVERVGSAEDRTELADIERRYETVHDNRDAAAAERLSDRATDLQVVLLRRDGSLDEEIFNALRASQDRMTEPARARELIREGEHAVNTSNWAALTDVNRRLRALLPPDIQGSADGGILRQERP, from the coding sequence GTATCGACCTCGGCACGACGAACAGCGCGCTCGCCGTGCTGGACGGCGGCCAGGTCTCGGTGGTCAAGAACAACGTGCAGGGCGACTACACGCCCTCGGCCGTCTGGATGCCCAAGCCCGGCCTGATCCAGGTCGGCGCCGCGGCGAAGAGCCGCCGGGAACGCGACGCGGACAACGTCCAGATCGAGTTCAAGCAGGCCATGGGCTTCGCCGACGCCCGGCGCACCTTCGCGCGCGCCGGGGTGTCGATGACGCCGGTCGAGCTGTCTGCCGAGGTGCTCAAGTCGCTGCGCGGCGACGCCGCCCGCCGGTTCGGCGAACCGCCCGCGGCGGCGGTGATCACCGTGCCCGCCGCGTTCGCGCTCAACCAGACGGAGGCGACGAGCGAGGCGGCGAAGCTCGCCGGCTTCACGGCGCCGTGCCCGCTGGTGCAGGAGCCGACGGCGGCCGCGTTCGCCTACGGCTTCCAGAACGAGAGCCGCGGCTCCTACTGGATGGTGTTCGACTTCGGCGGCGGCACGTTCGACTCGGCGGTGGTCAGCACGGTCGACGGCGAGCTGTCGGTGCTCCACCACGCGGGCGACCTCGGCCTCGGCGGTAAGAACATCGACGCGGCCATCGTGAGCAGCCTGCTCGCGCCGGCCGCCGCGACGGCGTTCGGGCTGAAGGAGTTCACCGTCGAGAACCCGCGCTGGATCCGCAACTTCGCGTTCCTGCGCGCGGCCGCGGAGTCGGCCAAGATCGCGCTGTCGTCGACCGATCAGGCGCAGATCATGGCGGAGCTGGACCTCGGCGACGGCGTGCTCGAACTGTTCGAGTACACCCTGCGGCGCGAGGACGTCGATCGGCTCGCGTCGCCGTTCTACCTGCGCGCGGTGCATCTGTGCCGCGAAGCGCTGGCGAAGGCGAACCTGCGGCCGTCGGACATCGACCGGCTGCTGCTCGTCGGCGGCCCGACCCTGGCCCCCGGGCTGCGCGAGCTGCTCGCGGATCCGACCGACGGTCTCGGCATCGAGCTCGACCACAGCCAGGACCCGAGCACGGTCGTCGCGCGCGGCGCCGCGATCTACGCCGGCACGGTGGCGTTGCCGCGCGCCAAGGTCGTGCCGAAGCGTGGTGAGTTCTCCGCGACGCTGTCCTACCCGAAGACCACGAGCCTGCTGTCCGTTCCGGTCTCGGGCCGGTTCGAGACGCCGGGTGGCGCCGACTGGAGCCGTTTCCGCGTAGTCCTGAGCGATTCGCGGCGGCAGCCGCAGTACCGCAGCGCGGAGATCACGCTGTCTCCCGAAGGCACGTTCACCCTCGACGTGCTGCTCAAGGACCTGGTCTCCAACCGGTTCGAGGTCGAGCTGATCGACCCGGTGGGCGCGCGGGTGCCGGTGAACCCGCCGGGGTTCACGATCACCCACTGGGCGAACGAGATGCAGGGCCAGACCGTGGTCAACAGCGTCGGCCTGACCGAGGCCGACGGCACGTTCACCCCGATGCTGATGAAGAACCGGCCACTGCCGGCGGAAACCACGCAGGTTTTCTTCTCGACCGCGAGCGTGCACCGCGCGGAGGCCGGCTCGGTCATCCGCATCCCCATCGCCGAGGGAGAGTTTCGGCGCGGCGAGCGCAACAAGCAGGTCGGGCTGATCGAGATCAAGGCCCAGGACGTGCGCCGCGACCTGCCGCGCGGCAGCGAGATCCAGGTGACCTTCGCGATGGACGAGTCGCGCCTGGTCTCGGTCACCGCTTTCGTGCCGTTGCTCGACGCGGAGTTCGAGGCCGCCGTCGAGCTGAACAAGACCGCGGTCCCCGAGGCGCCGGCGCTGCGCCGGCAGCTCAACGAGCTGGAGGCCCGCCACGAACAGCTGCGGTCCGAGGCCGAGACGGCGCGCTCGGATCGCGCCCGCGGCCTGCTGATGCGGCTCGACGAGCGGGGCACGGTCGCGGCGGTACGTGAGGAGGTCACCTCGAGCGCGACCGACGAGGGCGCGGCGGTCGCGGCCGAACAGCGGATGCGCGAGGTCCAGGCGGAGCTCGACGACATCGAGGAGGAACTGCGCATCCCCGACGTGATGGCCCGGCTGCGCGACCAGATCGCGCACTGCCGGGAGCTCGTCGAGCGCGTCGGCTCCGCCGAGGACCGCACCGAGCTGGCCGACATCGAACGCCGCTACGAGACCGTGCACGACAACCGCGACGCCGCGGCCGCCGAACGCCTGTCCGACCGTGCCACGGACCTCCAGGTGGTGCTGCTTCGGCGTGACGGCTCGCTCGATGAGGAGATCTTCAACGCCCTGCGCGCGTCGCAGGACCGGATGACCGAGCCGGCGCGCGCCCGTGAGCTCATCCGAGAAGGCGAGCACGCCGTCAACACGAGCAACTGGGCGGCGCTGACGGACGTCAACCGCCGGCTGCGAGCGCTGCTGCCGCCCGACATCCAGGGCAGCGCCGACGGCGGCATCCTGCGTCAGGAGCGTCCGTGA
- a CDS encoding carbohydrate ABC transporter permease gives MPRRRAGAWVYVVLVGVVGASLFPLYWSFVISTRDNSAIGETSPLLLPGGHLFENIRRVFDTVDFWLAIGNSLIVAVTVMVSNVVLASLAGFAFARLRFPGRNSLFLFVVGSAMVPAQLGVIPLYLVVGDFGWYGKLEAVIVPALVSAFSVFWMRQACEGAVASELVDAATVDGASVVRTFWHVALPAIRPQAAVLAMLTFMATWNDYFWPLVVLDPNETPTVQVVLSQLASGYYTDYALMLTGATLGVLPVIALFLVLGRYIVRGILKGAVHG, from the coding sequence ATGCCGCGGCGGCGCGCGGGCGCGTGGGTGTACGTGGTGTTGGTCGGTGTGGTCGGTGCTTCGCTGTTCCCGCTGTACTGGTCATTCGTGATCTCCACCCGCGACAACTCGGCGATCGGGGAGACCTCACCGCTGCTCCTGCCGGGCGGGCACCTGTTCGAGAACATCCGGCGCGTGTTCGACACCGTCGACTTCTGGCTGGCGATCGGCAACTCGCTGATCGTGGCCGTGACGGTGATGGTGTCCAATGTGGTCCTCGCGAGCCTGGCCGGCTTCGCGTTCGCGCGGCTGAGGTTTCCTGGCCGCAACAGTCTTTTCCTGTTCGTGGTCGGCTCGGCGATGGTGCCGGCGCAGCTCGGCGTGATCCCGCTGTACCTCGTGGTCGGCGACTTCGGCTGGTACGGGAAGCTGGAGGCGGTGATCGTGCCGGCGCTGGTGAGCGCGTTCAGTGTGTTCTGGATGCGCCAGGCGTGCGAGGGCGCGGTGGCCAGCGAGCTCGTGGACGCGGCCACTGTGGACGGTGCTTCGGTGGTGCGCACGTTCTGGCACGTGGCCCTGCCCGCGATCCGGCCGCAGGCCGCCGTGCTGGCGATGCTCACGTTCATGGCCACGTGGAACGACTACTTCTGGCCGCTGGTGGTGCTCGACCCCAACGAGACGCCGACCGTGCAGGTGGTGCTCTCGCAGCTGGCCAGCGGCTACTACACCGACTACGCGCTGATGCTCACGGGCGCGACACTCGGCGTGCTGCCGGTGATCGCGCTGTTCCTGGTTCTGGGGCGCTACATCGTGCGGGGAATCCTGAAAGGTGCTGTCCATGGCTGA
- a CDS encoding LuxR C-terminal-related transcriptional regulator — MDQVRVAAWASDPIALAGLIDHLQARPEVQVLPGPRRGEAAVLVFAAGRVTPELKAALRAAASETPAAIVLVAGYVDADELPELAACHVVAVLPREAIAGDRLVRSITAAASGRETSLRDLLGQAESLQHTAGGAALSPREVDVLRLMAEGWDTAEIAGKLCYSERTVKNVIYGMTNRLKLRNRPHAVAYALRAGVI; from the coding sequence ATGGATCAGGTCAGGGTGGCGGCGTGGGCTTCGGATCCCATCGCGCTCGCGGGGCTCATCGACCACTTGCAGGCGCGGCCCGAGGTGCAGGTCCTGCCCGGCCCGCGGCGCGGGGAAGCGGCAGTGCTCGTGTTCGCCGCCGGCCGTGTGACGCCGGAGCTGAAGGCCGCCCTGCGCGCGGCCGCCTCGGAGACGCCGGCCGCGATCGTCCTCGTCGCCGGGTACGTCGACGCCGACGAACTGCCGGAACTGGCCGCGTGCCACGTCGTGGCCGTGCTGCCGCGCGAGGCCATCGCGGGCGACCGGCTCGTGCGCAGCATCACCGCCGCTGCGTCGGGCAGGGAGACCTCGCTGCGCGATCTTCTGGGCCAGGCGGAGAGCCTGCAGCACACCGCGGGAGGTGCCGCGCTGTCGCCGCGCGAGGTCGACGTGCTCAGGCTGATGGCCGAGGGCTGGGACACCGCTGAGATCGCCGGGAAGCTGTGCTACTCGGAACGGACCGTGAAGAACGTCATCTACGGGATGACCAATAGGCTGAAGCTGCGCAACCGACCGCATGCCGTCGCCTACGCCCTGCGCGCAGGTGTTATCTGA
- a CDS encoding glycoside hydrolase family 3 N-terminal domain-containing protein, whose amino-acid sequence MPARKRLPAAIGGAVLVAGTLAGCASAHTVSGTALAEPSAQPSTSAAPTVSSEPSQPPSSRPASPSSCDSLISSLDVRARVAQLVVPGVDAADPAAVTKLVQQQQIGGFFVGGNKTTLLQNHALDAVQKAAKIPVSVSVDEEGGRVQRIDDLDGSMPSARELAATKTPAEVRALGVQRGKQLHARGITVDYAPDADVSDEPDDAVIGDRSYSSDPAKVRQYAIAFAEGLRQSGVTPVLKHFPGHGHGSGDSHKGTVTTPPLDQLRKVDLKPYENIADYGAVEVMVGHLDVPGLTDGVPASISPAAYRLLRGDYHFTGPIITDDLGGMKAITDQYPLPDAVLKALQAGADEALFSSGNGDVGAVLDRLVKAVSSGELPADRVAASVKRVLKSKHACT is encoded by the coding sequence ATGCCCGCACGGAAGCGGCTACCTGCGGCGATCGGCGGCGCCGTGCTGGTCGCCGGCACCCTCGCCGGATGTGCTTCCGCACACACGGTTTCCGGTACCGCGCTGGCCGAACCGAGTGCTCAGCCGAGCACGAGCGCCGCGCCGACGGTGTCTTCGGAGCCGTCACAGCCGCCGTCTTCACGGCCGGCTTCACCGTCTTCATGCGACTCGCTGATCTCTTCACTCGACGTGCGCGCGCGGGTGGCGCAGCTGGTAGTCCCGGGTGTCGACGCCGCCGATCCGGCTGCGGTGACAAAACTTGTCCAGCAGCAGCAGATCGGCGGGTTCTTCGTGGGAGGCAATAAAACCACGCTGTTGCAGAACCACGCGCTCGACGCCGTGCAGAAGGCCGCGAAGATCCCCGTGTCCGTCTCCGTCGACGAAGAGGGCGGGCGCGTGCAGCGCATCGACGACCTCGACGGCTCGATGCCGAGCGCGCGCGAGCTCGCCGCCACGAAGACGCCCGCCGAAGTCCGCGCGCTGGGCGTGCAGCGGGGCAAGCAGCTGCACGCGCGCGGGATCACCGTCGACTACGCGCCCGACGCCGATGTGAGCGACGAACCGGACGACGCGGTGATCGGAGACCGTTCGTACAGCTCGGATCCCGCCAAGGTGCGCCAGTACGCGATCGCGTTCGCCGAGGGCCTGCGCCAGAGCGGCGTGACGCCGGTGCTCAAGCACTTCCCCGGCCACGGCCACGGATCCGGCGACTCGCACAAGGGCACGGTCACCACGCCGCCGCTCGATCAGCTGCGCAAGGTGGACCTCAAGCCGTACGAGAACATCGCCGACTACGGCGCCGTGGAAGTGATGGTGGGCCACCTCGACGTGCCGGGTCTCACCGACGGCGTGCCAGCGTCGATCTCGCCCGCCGCGTACCGGCTGCTGCGCGGCGACTACCACTTCACCGGCCCGATCATCACCGACGACCTCGGCGGCATGAAGGCGATCACCGACCAGTACCCGCTGCCCGACGCCGTGCTGAAGGCGTTGCAGGCGGGCGCCGACGAGGCGTTGTTCTCCTCGGGCAACGGCGACGTCGGCGCGGTGCTCGACCGGCTCGTGAAGGCGGTGTCGAGCGGCGAGCTGCCCGCGGACCGCGTGGCCGCGTCGGTGAAGCGGGTGCTGAAGTCGAAGCACGCGTGCACCTGA
- a CDS encoding oxidoreductase: MTTDATAAGTLQLGGELAVTRMGFGAMRLAGPGVWGPPQDLAEASAVLREALALGITHIDTSDYYGPHTVNELIRTNLAPYPDELVLVTKVGARRSADRGWPPALKRDELISAVHDNLRNLAVEALDVVNLRLGDETGGYPVDVSIVEPFSVLAELRDQGLIRHLGVSHVTGAQLDVAREIAPVVCVQNAYNLAHRENDDLVDKCAALGIAFVPYFPLGGFSPLQSSALDECAARLGAKPMQVALAWLLQRSPAIAVIPGTSSMAHLRENVAAAALELPADVVAELDAIGV, from the coding sequence ATGACGACGGACGCCACGGCGGCCGGCACCCTGCAGCTCGGCGGCGAGCTGGCCGTGACCCGGATGGGCTTCGGCGCGATGCGCCTGGCCGGACCCGGGGTCTGGGGGCCGCCGCAGGACCTCGCCGAGGCGTCGGCGGTGCTGCGCGAGGCGCTGGCGCTGGGCATCACGCACATCGACACGTCGGACTACTACGGCCCGCACACGGTCAACGAGCTGATCCGGACCAATCTCGCGCCCTACCCGGACGAGCTGGTGCTGGTGACCAAGGTGGGCGCGCGCCGCAGCGCCGACCGCGGCTGGCCGCCCGCGCTCAAGCGCGACGAGCTGATCTCCGCCGTCCACGACAACCTGCGCAACCTGGCCGTCGAAGCGCTCGACGTGGTGAACCTGCGCCTGGGCGACGAAACGGGCGGCTACCCCGTGGACGTGTCGATCGTGGAACCGTTTTCAGTGCTGGCCGAGCTGCGGGACCAGGGCCTGATCCGCCACCTCGGCGTGAGCCACGTGACGGGTGCGCAGCTCGACGTCGCGCGCGAGATCGCGCCGGTGGTGTGCGTGCAGAACGCCTACAACCTCGCGCACCGCGAGAACGACGACCTCGTGGACAAGTGCGCCGCGCTCGGCATCGCGTTCGTCCCGTACTTCCCGTTGGGCGGGTTCAGCCCGCTGCAGTCCTCGGCGCTCGACGAGTGCGCCGCGCGGCTCGGCGCGAAGCCGATGCAGGTCGCGCTGGCGTGGCTGCTGCAGCGCTCGCCCGCGATCGCCGTGATCCCGGGCACGTCGTCGATGGCGCACCTGCGGGAGAACGTCGCGGCCGCCGCACTCGAGCTGCCGGCCGACGTCGTCGCCGAGCTCGACGCGATCGGCGTCTGA
- a CDS encoding carbohydrate ABC transporter permease, with the protein MRGPLSARWDRKVTPFLFIAPFFAVFVVFGAFPLVYTAWVSLHDWDLLAGDQGGFGLANYAELFTDGRFYNALFNTTSIFLLAAIPEFFLALGIAALLNRPLRAATWWRTGVLLPNVVSVVAVGLVFAQLYSRDYGVVNEVLGWFGIDPISFQARKWSSHLAIATMVMWRWTGYNSLIYLAAMQAVPQDLYEAAALDGASRWRSFWSVTVPGIRPTIAFTAVAGTVNGLQLFAEPQLFDATGSSGTGGNDRQFQTLTMYLYEKGFGKFDAGYAAALSWVMFVFCVLFAFFNYRLVRRFVSAP; encoded by the coding sequence ATGCGCGGCCCTCTGTCGGCGCGTTGGGACCGCAAGGTCACGCCGTTCCTCTTCATCGCCCCGTTCTTCGCGGTGTTCGTGGTGTTCGGGGCGTTCCCGCTCGTCTACACGGCCTGGGTCTCCCTGCACGACTGGGATCTGCTCGCCGGTGACCAGGGCGGGTTCGGGCTCGCGAACTACGCCGAGCTGTTCACCGACGGCCGGTTCTACAACGCGCTGTTCAACACCACGAGCATCTTCCTGCTCGCCGCGATCCCCGAGTTCTTCCTGGCGCTCGGGATCGCGGCGCTGCTGAACCGGCCGCTGCGCGCGGCGACGTGGTGGCGCACCGGCGTGCTGCTGCCCAACGTGGTGTCGGTCGTGGCCGTGGGGCTGGTGTTCGCGCAGCTCTACAGCCGCGACTACGGCGTGGTCAACGAGGTGCTCGGCTGGTTCGGGATCGACCCGATCTCGTTCCAGGCGCGCAAGTGGTCCTCGCACCTGGCCATCGCGACGATGGTGATGTGGCGCTGGACCGGCTACAACTCGCTGATCTACCTGGCGGCGATGCAGGCCGTGCCGCAGGACCTGTACGAGGCGGCGGCGCTCGACGGTGCTTCGCGCTGGCGGTCGTTCTGGTCGGTGACGGTGCCCGGCATCCGGCCGACCATCGCGTTCACGGCCGTGGCCGGCACCGTCAACGGGCTGCAGCTGTTCGCCGAGCCGCAGCTGTTCGACGCGACGGGCTCCAGTGGCACGGGCGGTAACGACCGGCAGTTCCAGACGCTCACGATGTACCTGTACGAAAAGGGTTTCGGCAAGTTCGACGCGGGCTACGCGGCGGCGCTGTCGTGGGTGATGTTCGTGTTCTGCGTGCTGTTCGCGTTCTTCAACTACCGGCTGGTGCGCCGGTTCGTGAGCGCGCCGTGA
- a CDS encoding ABC transporter substrate-binding protein gives MRKLTRRPAVAVLTTALLLLVTACSGGSAAEGGKIKLTVATFGEFGYAPLFAQYEKDHPNIEIQSRVTDFDTHFKTLATQLAAGHGAADIVAIEEQQIPKYLGVKDKFVNLADYGADQLQNQWAAWKWAQGTKDGDVLGLGTDMGSLAMCYRRDLFQQAGLPTDRKAVAALMPTWDAYAQLSQRFTDKLPKVKFADSAGTVYTAMLNQSPENYFSSRDDSYIADKNPAVRNAFMLAGTLAQKGQTAGATTYTQAWNVAIKQGSFATIACPAWMLTQIKEAGGDGNTGKWDVTTVPGASGNQGGSFLSIPKQSEHPKEAYDLAKWLTAPEQEKKIFLSDGILPSEPGVYKDPQVVAHTDPYFSGAPIGQIYAASADTLRPNYRGLHDADVRPEFGRALGRIEDGSEKVDAAWADAVKLGREAIK, from the coding sequence GTGCGAAAGCTGACCCGGCGCCCGGCCGTCGCCGTCCTGACGACCGCGCTCCTCCTGCTGGTAACCGCTTGCAGCGGCGGCTCCGCCGCCGAAGGCGGGAAGATCAAGCTGACTGTGGCCACCTTCGGTGAGTTCGGTTACGCCCCGCTCTTCGCCCAGTACGAGAAGGATCATCCGAACATCGAGATCCAGAGCCGGGTCACCGACTTCGACACGCACTTCAAGACCCTCGCCACGCAGCTCGCGGCGGGCCACGGCGCGGCCGACATCGTCGCCATCGAGGAACAGCAGATCCCCAAGTACCTCGGGGTGAAGGACAAGTTCGTGAACCTCGCGGACTACGGCGCCGACCAGCTGCAGAACCAGTGGGCGGCGTGGAAGTGGGCCCAGGGCACCAAGGACGGCGACGTGCTCGGCCTCGGCACCGACATGGGCAGCCTCGCCATGTGCTACCGCCGAGACCTCTTCCAGCAGGCCGGCCTGCCGACTGACCGCAAGGCCGTCGCCGCGCTCATGCCGACCTGGGACGCGTACGCCCAGCTGTCGCAGCGCTTCACCGACAAGCTGCCGAAGGTGAAGTTCGCGGACTCGGCTGGAACCGTTTACACGGCGATGCTGAACCAGTCGCCGGAGAACTACTTCTCCTCGCGCGACGATTCCTACATCGCGGACAAGAACCCCGCCGTGCGCAACGCCTTCATGCTCGCCGGCACCCTCGCACAGAAGGGCCAGACGGCCGGCGCGACCACCTACACGCAGGCCTGGAACGTCGCGATCAAGCAGGGCAGCTTCGCCACCATCGCCTGCCCGGCCTGGATGCTCACGCAGATCAAGGAAGCCGGCGGCGACGGCAACACCGGCAAGTGGGACGTCACGACCGTCCCCGGCGCGAGCGGCAACCAGGGCGGTTCGTTCCTCTCGATCCCGAAGCAGAGCGAGCACCCCAAGGAGGCCTACGACCTCGCGAAGTGGCTCACGGCGCCCGAGCAGGAGAAGAAGATCTTCCTCTCCGACGGCATCCTGCCGAGCGAGCCGGGCGTCTACAAGGACCCGCAGGTCGTGGCCCACACCGACCCGTACTTCTCCGGCGCGCCGATCGGCCAGATCTACGCCGCGTCCGCCGACACCCTTCGTCCCAACTACCGCGGCCTGCATGACGCCGACGTCCGGCCGGAATTCGGCCGGGCGCTCGGGCGGATCGAGGACGGGTCCGAAAAGGTCGACGCGGCCTGGGCGGACGCCGTGAAGCTCGGCCGCGAGGCCATCAAGTAG